The region GATATTCACGATATTGGGATGGGAAAGCCTTGCCGCCGCCTGGGCCTCGCGACGAAAGCGGGTGACGAACTCCTCGTCGTCGGTGAACTGAGCCCTTAGCACCTTCACCGCCACCGAACGGTCGAGCAGCTTGTCGTGGGCGCGAAAAACGTCGGCCATACCGCCGCCGCCTACCCGTTCCAAAATCGTGTAACGATTATCAAGTGTCCGATTTATCAAGACCCTCACCCCCTATCGCAATGCTCTCGCTATTACTTGCCTGGCGATCGGCGCCGCCGCCTCGCCGCCCGAGCCGCCGTTCTCCACGACGACCGCGATCGCGATCTCGGGCGCGTCAGCAGGCGCAAAACCGATAAACCAGGCGTGGGACGCGCCGTGAGGATTCTCCGCCGTTCCCGTCTTGCCGGCCACCTTCACCCCGGCTACGCGGGCCGCATAGCCCGTGCCGCCGCTGACCACCTGCTGCATCATCCGGCTTACCTCCGCCGCCGTGGCCGGGCTCGTCGGCGCGGCGAACTCCGTACTGCCGAACTGTCTGAGCACCGCGCCGTCTGGCGCGGTTACCCTGCTCACCAAAAAAGGCTTCAACAGAGTCCCCCTGTTGGCGAACGTCGCCGCCAGCATCGCCATCCTCAACGGCGTCACCAACAGGCTGCCCTGGCCGATGCCGGTCTGGGCGAGATCGCCATCCCCCAGCCGGCCGAAATCCGGCAGGCGGCTGGAAACCTCGGCGATATCGCCGCCAAGGGGCCGGGAAAAAGCGAACCGGTCGAACGCCTTGGCCATCCCATTACGGCCCAGCTCCAGCGACAGGCGGCCGAAGGTAACGTTGCAGGACACCGCCAGCGCCTCCTCCAGATCCACCTTGCCGTGAGCCACATCGTTAGCTTCGTGCAGCACATAATCGGGGCCGATTTTGAGCGAACCCTGGCAATCATATGTTTTCCGTTTATCGGTTATTTTCTCCGTCAAAGCCGCATCGGCAACCAGCACCTTGATCGTCGAGCCGGGCGGGTACAGGCCCTGCGCCGCCCTGTTTAAAAGCGGACTGCCGGCCGCGCCGACGATCTCCTTCCAGTCGTCGTCCAACGCCTCCGGGTCGAACGCCGGCCGGCTTACCATCACCAGCACCGCGCCGCTGCGTGGCGCGATCGCCACCACCGCCCCGCGCCGGTTGCCCAAAGCCTTATAGGCCGTCTCCTGCAACCTGCCGTCGATAGTCAAAGTCACGTTGTTGCCAGCCTTCGCCGTCCACAGTCCGGTTATCGGCCCGAAACGGCGTTCGGGGTTGGCCATGCCGGAAAGCTCGCCGTTGAAAGCGCTCTCCGCCCCCGACTGGCCGTAGCGCGGGCTCGAGTAGCCGACGACATGGGCGGCTACCGCTCCGTAAGGGTAGCGGCGGACATACCTGCCTTGGCCGTCCTTTTCGCTGTAGGCCAGCTTCTCGCCCCGGCGGTCGAAAATCGTCCCCCGTTCCACTTTTTCGGCGGCGGCCGCAGTGCGGCGGTTGAGGGGATGCCCGGCGAGATAATCGCCCTCGATCACCTGGATATACGACAAATAAAGGAATAGTACCGCCAACAGGCCGAGCAGGGCGAACGCGACGCGGCGGATGCTGGCGCGAAGACTGTCAAGCACCGGTCGGCCTCTTTTCCGACATGGCCAACACCATGCCCAGCAAAATGAACGTCGCCACGACCGAACTGCCGCCATAGCTCACCAGCGGCAGCGTCACACCCGTCAACGGCAGAAACTTCGTCACCCCGCCGACGATCACCAGCACCTGCAGGGCGAGCAGCACCGCCAGTCCGCCGGCAAGCAG is a window of Selenomonadales bacterium 4137-cl DNA encoding:
- a CDS encoding penicillin-binding transpeptidase domain-containing protein is translated as MLDSLRASIRRVAFALLGLLAVLFLYLSYIQVIEGDYLAGHPLNRRTAAAAEKVERGTIFDRRGEKLAYSEKDGQGRYVRRYPYGAVAAHVVGYSSPRYGQSGAESAFNGELSGMANPERRFGPITGLWTAKAGNNVTLTIDGRLQETAYKALGNRRGAVVAIAPRSGAVLVMVSRPAFDPEALDDDWKEIVGAAGSPLLNRAAQGLYPPGSTIKVLVADAALTEKITDKRKTYDCQGSLKIGPDYVLHEANDVAHGKVDLEEALAVSCNVTFGRLSLELGRNGMAKAFDRFAFSRPLGGDIAEVSSRLPDFGRLGDGDLAQTGIGQGSLLVTPLRMAMLAATFANRGTLLKPFLVSRVTAPDGAVLRQFGSTEFAAPTSPATAAEVSRMMQQVVSGGTGYAARVAGVKVAGKTGTAENPHGASHAWFIGFAPADAPEIAIAVVVENGGSGGEAAAPIARQVIARALR